In Zingiber officinale cultivar Zhangliang chromosome 11B, Zo_v1.1, whole genome shotgun sequence, a single window of DNA contains:
- the LOC122034713 gene encoding uncharacterized protein LOC122034713: MTNTASVPPENPAVGHRKRYLASEAEEVEKSIEHTKKRRTIPHGAWANLDLILSLQSKDASFGSKIELAFNYLTTIDDGNDRRPDVVRLPRLFSILIDWIQPHLISSETATRNSEICDPSLDYRCWAVLKVSLQKSSSGVSPNLLRAITHVLQHALLIAGDCSLYVGDCPMLFKQLFECLSFLHLSNSRTFYNAGVELWVSCAKEVVNLVLKVLTNDDLKSTDAEIFLSLAILLLENFSGFLRFHTNPRNVFRPFMDRLLEPLLELFVLLKLRVNEGKHKRVGSLLDMVKEVLSNGLFHPAHIGGFLSFRNSTVEQEGRCLKGINESYHRHFFQRLDMMITEKKAVPLGGFGYLLCLFINKAKNQNVGTLASKVDVASGKHPEEGEGTSKPLFAVFTQFLKPLVFECRRCLEFDFSWNEDLLELKLVEGHCMLKSVNEIFSNFIDEKIYAPTEDTSEESHFKFLKEICDIIISISRNFYSFWLSILHLGNVRIKKVLPLIAKEIFIAVGSFLEIEYKAVGDELVELWLMMLSYLAVQMPLSDIKPCALLVSEILKLACQLINIYSELRQVNGPIFALCKAIRLFPVGNSAVSTRNSVFVASSSLHSGMCLKSISTLLSSETFQLAMSNSIKSIPERQANGCIQELNIDITDSLEWIKNGQHDNTYVGETTTSNRKILESDLKVEILGRILTEIYIIILDSLTVTVTNSLIVGNSVESLLKGIRPSFSYLVQNPSDGINEFIYCITGQNLLNNDLIQSQNGQQMFPISMSWFFVFIFRVYTSCRSLYRQSISFMPPTSARKASDTMGNLFYVSHGLEWRNKLKFLDNGYFSWIVNPSISLVNLIQFLSEPFLSSSSPAYTHLYCAVTVMVLQRVNDLNRMLKVYTFLQKEGSHGSKILLENSGIHKSSKRLNRLIAISRSEATELTNFLTGNLQYMASHGKCICNQRFNSSETTISLSDGNNLGNDVCSFYGNLLPGQLWLLMCQNIDAWCTHASNKDLKVFLSHLLLYSLPCRSVLEESSIGGSLFWNVNMHKVALELISDSILYEQPALFKYLTSRICRALKRSFTDLANNYSASCKHLYSLSEWSEILNTLVQGAVADISGSSSLSVPNCICSDICRRESCTSSQIQLKGCEDLLHLLCKMPAIHVTTTAFTDYATYILNIERVLMSILKTCHTQSSVNHLPYLLRLFVLCRRAIKHLLVASVENEETLNPSYLFTVFNHSTILWFLKSVDELVGLPHAFFGEMNSVQVEAMYFSLIDHTAYIFLTVSKKLMSSTFQHKVYNEMLDKQLASQDVITKEDIYNISDQYSETSGNSESFKGLEMFAEILADQIRDLTITKDMIHEKETDLYIFNWNRLSCLMSCLQGFLWGVASATNSMDGDLFTDNQQPVLYAHPSRLENYFVVFENFVHSCISILFTHTHDKSSCRNIVAETAPFHEEHFFVKNHVISQKQVEKTYNKDPSCDENANHFAIRKGKSSHAIHKKRVINAFRAIYDTNLSNLEHLRVSFIQSLLKGERSYLAYAVRQLFLSSAAILKLRCMFLFRIELESRSGFQEFPSTSMTDLLEISHVILQEVAEMVGRPNQLSFVWLDGILKYLEVIGDYINLTDPHLSKDVYIHFINDHLRAIGKCISVQGKSATLSSHDTGSNTKMLQREPHISVCEGQSLYARECEINKFKGLLRLSFRKFISRPTKLHLEMVVLAIERAMIGMQPVYHTGYEVRTVNVDGSKVSPIVAGGIDGLDLVLEYVSEQKPVIKERISSLVVCLFNIIVHIHHPKIFYGEKLLLNKTEVNADAGSVILMCVEVLITIAGKQSLHMNKCHASQCLHVPMVLFKNFCELRDSLDCNFSTDSPDVSGSCNDAHDYMVDREFSVDLYTSCCKLLCTTLRHRTYEVERSIALLQDSVVTLLNCLEIVDVNSQYRKGCFTWDMGEAVKCASSLRRIYEEIRQQKNVVGKSSIYFLSSYVNVYCGFGPLQTGIKREIDEALRPGIYSLIDICTSDDIQQLHTLLNESSCRSTLSELVRDYRLNFRFEGKA, translated from the exons TCTTCATTTATCCAATTCAAGGACTTTCTACAATGCTGGCGTTGAACTCTGGGTTTCATGtgccaaggaggttgttaatcttgTTCTCAAGGTATTGACAAATGATGATCTCAAGTCGACCGATGCAGAAATCTTTCTTAGCCTTGCGATTCTTCTCCTAGAGAACTTTTCTGGCTTCCTCAGATTTCACACAAACCCTAGAAATGTCTTTCGACCCTTTATGGATAGGTTGCTCGAGCCATTGCTTGAACTTTTTGTTCTATTGAAGTTACGAGTGAATGAAGGGAAACATAAAAGAGTGGGTAGCCTGTTGGACATGGTCAAAGAAGTATTGTCAAATGGGTTGTTTCATCCAGCACATATTGGTGGGTTTTTAAGCTTCAGGAATTCAACTGTTGAGCAGGAGGGAAGATGCCTGAAAGGCATTAATGAGAGTTATCATAGACACTTCTTTCAAAGATTGGATATGATGATTACAGAGAAGAAGGCAGTGCCACTTGGTGGCTTTGGATACCTGCTTTGTTTGTTTATCAACAAAGCTAAAAATCAAAATGTTGGTACTTTAGCATCCAAAGTTGATGTTGCTTCAGGGAAGCATCCTGAAGAAGGTGAAGGGACTAGCAAACCACTCTTTGCAGTATTTACACAGTTTTTAAAACCTCTGGTGTTTGAGTGCAGAAGGTGTCTGGAGTTTGACTTCTCATGGAATGAAGATCTCCTAGAACTCAAGTTGGTAGAAGGGCACTGCATGCTGAAGTCTGTAAATGAAATCTTTTCCAATTTTATTGATGAGAAAATATATGCACCTACAGAGGATACTTCTGAAGAGtctcatttcaaatttttgaaagagATCTGTGACATAATCATTTCTATTTCTAGGAACTTTTATTCTTTTTGGTTGTCAATTTTACACTTGGGCAATgtaagaattaagaaagttttgcCTTTGATAGCAAAGGAGATATTTATTGCAGTTGGATCTTTTTTGGAAATTGAGTATAAGGCTGTTGGGGATGAGCTTGTAGAACTATGGTTAATGATGTTATCATACTTGGCTGTTCAAATGCCTTTATCTGATATAAAGCCTTGTGCTTTGTTGGTTTCTGAGATTTTGAAACTCGCTTGCCAGCTAATTAACATATACAGTGAGCTTCGCCAG GTTAATGGTCCCATTTTTGCACTGTGTAAAGCTATAAGACTATTCCCAGTAGGCAATAGTGCTGTTTCAACCAGAAATTCTGTATTTGTTGCCTCATCATCTCTGCACTCTGGAATgtgtttaaaatcaatttcaacctTGTTAAGTTCAGAAACCTTTCAACTTGCTATGTCTAATTCTATCAAGTCAATACCAGAAAGGCAAGCAAATGGATGCATACAGGAGCTAAATATTGATATCACTGACTCACTAGAATGGATAAAAAATGGTCAACATGACAATACTTATGTGGGAGAAACAACTACCTCAAACAGAAAAATATTGGAATCAGATCTTAAGGTAGAAATCTTAGGGAGAATTCTGACAGAAATATACATAATTATACTGGATTCATTAACAGTTACTGTAACAAATAGTCTCATTGTAGGAAATTCTGTTGAGAGTCTGTTGAAAGGGATAAGGCCTAGCTTCAGTTATTTGGTTCAAAATCCATCAGATGGTATCAATGAGTTTATCTACTGTATCACAGGCCAGAATTTATTGAATAATGATTTGATTCAATCTCAAAATGGACAACAGATGTTTCCAATTTCCATGTCCTGGTTTTTTGTGTTTATCTTTCGAGTTTATACATCCTGTAGAAGTTTATACCGACAATCAATTAGCTTTATGCCACCTACTTCAGCAAGAAAGGCATCAGATACAATGGGGAACTTATTTTATGTATCTCATGGATTGGAATGGAGAAATAAGTTGAAATTCCTAGATAATGGTTATTTCTCATGGATAGTTAATCCCTCCATTTCCCTTGTGAATTTGATCCAATTTCTTTCTGAACCATTCTTGTCAAGTAGCTCTCCAGCATACACACATCTTTATTGTGCAGTTACTGTCATGGTATTACAGAGGGTTAACGACTTGAATAGAATGCTTAAAGTGTACACGTTTTTGCAAAAAGAAGGCTCACATGGAAGCAAAATTCTGCTTGAAAATTCTGGTATCCATAAATCAAGCAAACGATTGAACAGACTCATTGCTATTTCCAGGAGTGAGGCAACTGAGTTGACTAACTTCTTGACTGGTAATCTACAATATATGGCTTCACATGGTAAGTGCATATGCAACCAAAGATTCAATTCTTCTGAGACGACAATATCACTTTCAGATGGAAACAATTTGGGCAATGATGTTTGCTCATTCTATGGGAATTTGTTACCTGGTCAACTTTGGTTACTTATGTGTCAGAATATAGATGCTTGGTGCACTCATGCCTCTAACAAGGATCTCAAGGTGTTTTTGTCTCATTTGCTACTATACTCCTTGCCTTGCCGAAGTGTTTTGGAGGAATCGAGCATTGGTGGATCTTTATTCTGGAACGTTAATATGCACAAAGTGGCATTGGAACTAATCAGTGACAGCATTCTCTATGAGCAACCA GCTTTATTCAAGTACTTAACTTCAAGGATCTGCCGTGCTCTAAAGCGATCTTTCACAGATTTAGCAAATAATTATAGTGCAAGCTGTAAACATTTGTATTCTTTATCAGAATGGTCAGAGATCCTTAACACATTAGTTCAAGGGGCGGTAGCTGATATTAGTGGTAGTTCTTCCCTGTCAGTACCAAATTGCATTTGTTCTGACATATGTAGGCGAGAATCATGTACTTCATCTCAAATCCAACTCAAAGGTTGTGAAGATTTGCTGCATCTCTTGTGTAAAATGCCTGCAATTCATGTTACGACTACTGCTTTCACTGACTATGCAACATACATACTGAACATTGAAAG GGTACTGATGTCAATCTTAAAGACTTGTCATACTCAATCTTCTGTCAACCATCTTCCCTATCTTTTGAGATTGTTTGTATTATGCCGACGTGCCATAAAACACCTGCTTGTTGCATCTGTTGAAAATGAAGAGACTCTAAATCCCTCATATTTGTTTACTGTATTTAATCATTCAACTATTTTATGGTTTTTGAAATCAGTTGATGAATTAGTTGGACTGCCACATGCATTTTTTGGGGAGATGAATTCTGTTCAGGTAGAAGCTATGTATTTTTCATTGATAGATCACACAGCCTACATATTTTTGACAGTGAGCAAAAAACTGATGAGTTCTACATTTCAACATAAAGTATACAATGAGATGCTTGACAAACAACTTGCTTCACAAGATGTTATTACAAAAGaagatatatataatatatctGACCAGTACTCTGAAACTTCTGGAAACAGTGAATCCTTTAAAGGTTTGGAAATGTTTGCTGAGATTTTGGCAGATCAGATAAGAGATTTAACTATTACCAAGGATATGATACATGAGAAGGAAACTGATCTTTATATTTTTAACTGGAACAGATTATCATGTCTTATGTCTTGTCTTCAAGGTTTTCTGTGGGGCGTGGCATCTGCTACAAATAGCATGGATGGCGACCTCTTCACTGATAATCAACAGCCAGTGTTGTACGCCCATCCCTCTAGACTGGAAAATTATTTTGTTGTATTCGAGAATTTTGTTCACTCCTGCATTAGTATTTTGTTCACTCATACACATGATAAAAGTTCATGCAGAAATATAGTTGCAGAAACTGCTCCTTTTCATGAAGagcatttttttgtcaaaaatcaTGTCATTTCGCAAAAGCAAGTAGAGAAGACATACAACAAAGACCCTTCATGTGATGAAAATGCTAATCATTTTGCGATTAGGAAGGGAAAAAGCTCACATGCTATCCACAAAAAGAGAGTTATTAATGCTTTCAGAGCGATTTATGATACTAATTTATCTAATCTGGAACATCTGAGAGTTTCTTTTATACAAAGTTTATTAAAAGGTGAAAGATCTTATTTAGCATATGCCGTTAGACAGTTATTTCTTTCTTCTGCAGCAATCCTTAAGCTAAGATGCATGTTTTTGTTTCGTATTGAACTGGAATCTCGAAGTGGTTTTCAGGAATTTCCATCAACTTCCATGACTGATCTACTTGAAATTTCTCATGTAATTCTGCAAGAAGTAGCAGAAATGGTTGGCAGGCCCAATCAGTTGAGTTTTGTTTGGTTAGATGGTATATTGAAATATCTCGAAGTTATTGGAGATTACATCAATTTGACCGATCCTCATTTGTCAAAAGATGTATACATACATTTTATAAACGATCATTTGAGAGCTATTGGGAAATGCATTTCTGTGCAAGGAAAGTCAGCTACCCTTTCATCTCATGATACTGGATCAAATACAAAGATGCTCCAGAGAGAACCTCATATTAGTGTTTGTGAAGGCCAGTCTCTTTATGCCAGAGAATGTGAAATCAATAAATTCAAAGGGTTGCTTAGATTGTCATTCAGAAAATTCATTTCAAGGCCAACAAAGTTGCATCTGGAGATGGTTGTGCTTGCAATAGAAAGGGCGATGATTGGAATGCAGCCAGTTTATCATACTGGCTATGAAGTAAGAACTGTAAATGTTGATGGTAGCAAGGTATCCCCCATCGTTGCAGGTGGCATAGATGGTTTGGACTTGGTTCTTGAATATGTTTCAG AACAAAAGCCTGTGATCAAGGAAAGAATCTCAAGTCTAGTTGTATGTTTATTCAATATAATTGTGCACATTCATCATCCAAAAATCTTTTATGGGGAGAAGTTGCTCCTTAATAAAACCGAGGTTAATGCAGATGCTGGTTCAGTTATTCTTATGTGTGTAGAGGTGCTTATAACAATTGCTGGGAAGCAGTCTCTCCATATGAATAAATGCCATGCTAGCCAATGTTTGCATGTACCAATGGTACTTTTCAAGAACTTCTGTGAACTCAGAGATTCTCTTGACTGCAACTTTTCTACTGATTCTCCAGATGTATCGGGATCTTGTAATGATGCCCATGATTATATGGTTGACCGTGAATTCTCTGTTGATCTATATACTTCATGCTGCAAGCTTTTATGCACCACCCTTAGGCACCGGACATA TGAGGTTGAACGATCGATTGCCCTCCTCCAAGATTCAGTAGTTACTTTGCTTAACTGTCTGGAGATTGTTGATGTAAATTCACAATACAGGAAAGGTTGTTTTACTTGGGACATGGGTGAGGCAGTCAAATGTGCCAGCTCCCTGAGGAGGATCTACGAAGAG ATAAGACAGCAAAAGAATGTCGTCGGGAAGTCTTCAATTTACTTCCTTTCCAGTTACGTCAATGTATATTGTGGGTTTGGTCCCCTCCAAACAGGCATCAAAAg GGAGATAGATGAAGCACTGAGACCTGGAATATATTCTCTAATCGATATATGCACATCAGATGATATACAACAACTTCACACTCTACTTAATG AGAGTTCTTGCAGAAGCACTCTCTCAGAACTGGTACGCGACTACCGATTGAATTTTCGATTTGAAGGAAAAGCCTAA